The Litorilinea aerophila region TGTCCACCACCCGGGCTGCAGCCTTGAAGAAGGTGGGCGCCAGCTGCTCTGGGGACAGGCGCCGGGCCAGGATTTGGTCCAGTTCGGCCGCCTGGAGAATCGCAGAGGACATCCCCTGGCCGTAGGTGGGGTTGAAGCTGCTGATGGCGTCCCCCATGACCAGGTAACCCTGGGGAAAGCGCTTCAGCTTTTCGTAGTGGCGGCGCAGGCTGGCCGGGAACTTGTGGGCCACGATCTCCGACAGGGGCTCCGCGCTGCTGACGATGCGCTGGATGTCCGGGTTGGGCAGCGAGCGCACGAAGGCGTTGAACCCCTCTTCATCCGTGGGCGCGTGGTCCCCAGCCCAGCCGCCGACGGATAGAATCCAGCGCTCCCCCTCGATGGGGAAGATGCCGCCGAAACGGCTCTCTTTGGGCGCTTCCGGCGTGGAGAGGATCCAGTCGCCGCCGTTCGGGTCCTGGGGGTCCCGGCGATAGAGGCGGGTAGCGTAGCCCACATCGATCTTGACCTCGCTTTCCGGCGGCGCTTCGTACCCCAGTTGGGTCAGCCACTGGGGCGTGCGGGAGCCGCGGCCGGTGGCGTCCACCACCAGGTCGGCATGGAGGGTCTTACGGGCGGCAGATCCTCCTCGCTCCTCCACCTCCACGCCGATCACCCGAGTCCTGTCCCCGGTGGTCACCACCCCCCTGACCGCCGTGTTGTCCTGAAGGGTGATGTTGGGCCGTGCCAGCGTGCGCCGGCGGACCACATACTCCAGCAGGGGGCGGCTCATGGTGGCCGCGGGCAGGCCCATGCGGAAGCGCAGGCGAAAGCCGCCGTAGCTGAACCAGTGCATGGTCTCTGCCATATCCCCGACCATGGCCCCGTGCTCGGCCAGCTCATCGGCCAGGCCCGGATAGTATTGGTTCAGGGTCTGCAACCCGCTGGCCAGAATGCCGTGCAGGTGGCGGGTCTGGGGCTGTCCTTTGCGGGACTGGGGTTCATCCCAGACTTCGTCCCGTTCCAGCAGGGTCACCTGGTCGAAGTGTTCGCTGAGTACCCGGGCTGCGAGCAGACCGGCCATGCTGGCGCCCAGGACAAGGGCGTGTTTGTTAGGGGTGGTCTGTGGACTCATGAGTTCACCTCCAGAGTGTGGGTCAGAAGAGAAATGTC contains the following coding sequences:
- a CDS encoding FAD-dependent oxidoreductase; this translates as MSPQTTPNKHALVLGASMAGLLAARVLSEHFDQVTLLERDEVWDEPQSRKGQPQTRHLHGILASGLQTLNQYYPGLADELAEHGAMVGDMAETMHWFSYGGFRLRFRMGLPAATMSRPLLEYVVRRRTLARPNITLQDNTAVRGVVTTGDRTRVIGVEVEERGGSAARKTLHADLVVDATGRGSRTPQWLTQLGYEAPPESEVKIDVGYATRLYRRDPQDPNGGDWILSTPEAPKESRFGGIFPIEGERWILSVGGWAGDHAPTDEEGFNAFVRSLPNPDIQRIVSSAEPLSEIVAHKFPASLRRHYEKLKRFPQGYLVMGDAISSFNPTYGQGMSSAILQAAELDQILARRLSPEQLAPTFFKAAARVVDIPWQLCVGEDFRFPQTSGPKPAGIDLINRYVAAVHRATRFDPEVGRAFLKVMNLLEPPTSLMKPGMMWRVWRVNRRHPAKDQPATALPAASAL